In a single window of the Frondihabitans peucedani genome:
- a CDS encoding ABC-F family ATP-binding cassette domain-containing protein: protein MGYIDVARVSYSLADGRPLLDEVSFRVGEGSKAVLIGANGVGKSTLLRLIRGEIAPDGGVVAIDGGLGVMDQFVGHVRDDTTVHDLLISVAPPAVRSAARALVQAEDALIERDEHDTQMAYATALGDYADAGGYEQETLWDTCTIRALGVPFERARYREVTTLSGGEQKRLVLEALLRGPEQVLLLDEPDNYLDVPGKRWLEDALAASPKTVLLVSHDRELLARVADRVITVEVGAAGNTTWTHGSTFGTYHQARADRMDRLDELRRRWDEQHEKLQTLVRNLKIKAANNDSMASRYQAAVTRLSKFEQAGPPEERPREQDLAIRLRGSRTGKRAVVCERLELTGLMAPFDAELWFGERIAVLGSNGSGKSHFLRLLAKGGTDPEPREGHLTAVGRGLDGVAHTGRAILGARVVPGWFAQAHEHPDMIGRTLLEILHAGDEERAGLGREAASRALDRYGLVESAEQVFESLSGGQQACLQILLLELGGATLLLLDEPTDNLDIVSAEALEEALERFEGTVIAVTHDRWFARSFDRFVVFGSDGTVYEAPEPVWDEGRVARAR from the coding sequence ATGGGCTACATCGACGTCGCGAGAGTCTCGTACTCCCTCGCCGACGGGAGACCGCTCCTCGACGAGGTCTCGTTCCGCGTCGGCGAGGGGTCGAAGGCGGTCCTGATCGGCGCGAACGGGGTCGGCAAGTCGACCCTCCTCCGCCTCATCCGAGGCGAGATCGCGCCCGACGGGGGAGTGGTGGCGATCGACGGCGGCCTCGGCGTCATGGACCAGTTCGTCGGTCACGTCCGCGACGACACCACCGTCCACGATCTCCTGATCTCGGTCGCGCCGCCCGCGGTGCGCTCTGCGGCTCGAGCGCTGGTCCAGGCGGAGGACGCCCTGATCGAGCGCGACGAGCACGACACTCAGATGGCCTACGCCACCGCGCTCGGCGACTACGCCGACGCCGGCGGCTACGAGCAGGAGACCCTCTGGGACACCTGCACGATCCGGGCCCTCGGCGTCCCGTTCGAGCGGGCGCGGTACCGGGAGGTCACGACCCTGAGCGGAGGCGAGCAGAAGCGGCTCGTCCTCGAAGCGCTCCTCCGCGGGCCCGAGCAGGTGCTGCTCCTCGACGAGCCCGACAACTACCTCGACGTGCCCGGCAAGCGGTGGCTCGAAGACGCCCTGGCGGCCTCGCCGAAGACCGTCCTGCTGGTCAGTCACGACCGCGAGCTCCTCGCCCGGGTCGCCGACCGCGTCATCACCGTCGAGGTCGGCGCGGCGGGCAACACGACGTGGACCCACGGCTCGACCTTCGGCACCTACCACCAGGCGCGGGCCGACCGGATGGACCGCCTCGACGAGCTCCGCCGGAGGTGGGACGAGCAGCACGAGAAGCTCCAGACCCTCGTGCGGAACCTCAAGATCAAGGCCGCGAACAACGACTCCATGGCCTCGCGCTACCAGGCCGCCGTCACGAGACTGTCGAAGTTCGAGCAGGCGGGTCCGCCGGAAGAGCGTCCGAGAGAGCAGGATCTCGCCATCCGTCTGCGGGGCTCCCGCACCGGCAAGAGAGCGGTCGTCTGCGAGCGGCTGGAGCTCACCGGACTCATGGCGCCCTTCGACGCCGAGCTCTGGTTCGGCGAGCGGATCGCCGTGCTCGGCTCGAACGGGTCGGGGAAGTCGCACTTCCTGCGGCTGCTGGCGAAGGGCGGCACCGACCCCGAGCCGAGAGAGGGGCACCTGACCGCCGTCGGCCGCGGGCTCGACGGGGTCGCCCACACCGGGCGCGCGATCCTGGGGGCCCGAGTGGTGCCGGGGTGGTTCGCACAGGCCCACGAGCACCCGGACATGATCGGACGCACGCTGCTCGAGATCCTGCACGCGGGCGACGAGGAGCGGGCGGGCCTCGGGCGCGAGGCCGCGAGCCGCGCCCTCGACCGCTACGGCCTCGTCGAGTCGGCCGAGCAGGTGTTCGAGTCGCTGAGCGGCGGACAGCAGGCGTGCCTGCAGATCCTGCTGCTGGAGCTCGGCGGCGCGACCCTCCTCCTCCTCGACGAGCCCACCGACAACCTCGACATCGTGTCGGCGGAGGCCCTGGAGGAGGCGCTCGAGAGGTTCGAGGGCACCGTGATCGCGGTCACGCACGACCGCTGGTTCGCCCGCTCGTTCGACCGGTTCGTGGTCTTCGGAAGCGACGGCACGGTCTATGAGGCGCCGGAGCCGGTGTGGGACGAGGGGCGGGTCGCGCGGGCCCGGTGA
- the ppgK gene encoding polyphosphate--glucose phosphotransferase: MATKAVGIDIGGTGIKGAIVDVDSGELITDRIKKATPEGGEPDAIVAVVKQIVEELGDDANDLHVGVCFPAAIMDGKTLSAANVSKKWIDFEAEKLFETTLGKAIHFVNDADAAGYAEARYGAAKGVDGLVIMTTLGTGIGTALLHDGTLIVNAELGHLEIEGKDYETKASFAAKERDDLSWKHWAKRLQKYYSHLEALLYPRLIIVGGGVSKHYQEFLPLLDLRAEIVPAKLRNNAGILGAAALASESKPAF; the protein is encoded by the coding sequence ATGGCAACCAAGGCAGTGGGAATCGACATCGGCGGCACCGGAATCAAGGGAGCCATCGTCGACGTCGACAGCGGCGAGCTGATCACCGACCGGATCAAGAAGGCCACCCCCGAGGGCGGCGAGCCCGACGCGATCGTCGCGGTCGTGAAGCAGATCGTCGAGGAGCTCGGCGACGACGCGAACGACCTGCACGTCGGCGTGTGCTTCCCGGCGGCGATCATGGACGGCAAGACGCTGTCGGCTGCCAACGTGTCGAAGAAGTGGATCGACTTCGAGGCCGAGAAGCTGTTCGAGACCACCCTCGGCAAGGCGATCCACTTCGTCAACGACGCCGACGCCGCCGGCTACGCCGAGGCCCGCTACGGCGCAGCCAAGGGCGTCGACGGCCTCGTGATCATGACCACCCTCGGGACCGGCATCGGCACGGCCCTCCTCCACGACGGCACCCTGATCGTCAACGCCGAGCTCGGACACCTCGAGATCGAGGGCAAGGACTACGAGACGAAGGCCTCGTTCGCCGCCAAGGAGCGCGACGACCTGTCGTGGAAGCACTGGGCCAAGCGCCTGCAGAAGTACTACTCGCACCTCGAGGCGCTGCTCTACCCGCGGCTGATCATCGTCGGCGGCGGGGTGTCGAAGCACTACCAGGAGTTCCTGCCGCTGCTCGACCTGCGCGCCGAGATCGTGCCCGCGAAGCTCCGCAACAACGCGGGGATCCTCGGTGCTGCGGCGCTGGCGTCGGAGTCGAAGCCCGCGTTCTAG
- a CDS encoding zinc ribbon domain-containing protein: MPLKASPADQALLLDLQQLDTSLQQLAHRGRQLPENQALAELDKQVAALRVRLTTEEGAAEDARRELARIESDVAIVEARVARDRDRLQNSSSQKDIQALEQELQALATRQSALEDVQLDVMDRVESSGAVVASTQGELDALAAKRSELDAARDVSLRDVESERTHAVANRETIAGRVPTELLALYERQRERYGVGASHLRARVSSASGVELTGNDLATVRSAAPDDVLLCPDSQAILVRTDESGI; encoded by the coding sequence ATGCCCCTGAAAGCCAGTCCCGCCGACCAGGCACTCCTGCTCGACCTCCAGCAGCTCGACACGAGCCTGCAGCAGCTCGCGCACCGCGGCCGCCAGCTCCCCGAGAACCAGGCTCTCGCCGAACTCGACAAGCAGGTCGCCGCGCTCCGAGTGCGCCTCACCACCGAGGAGGGCGCCGCCGAGGACGCCCGCCGAGAGCTCGCCCGCATCGAGTCCGACGTCGCCATCGTCGAGGCCCGTGTCGCGCGCGACCGCGACCGCCTGCAGAACAGCTCGTCGCAGAAGGACATCCAGGCCCTCGAGCAGGAGCTGCAGGCCCTCGCCACCCGTCAGAGCGCCCTCGAAGACGTGCAGCTCGACGTGATGGACCGCGTCGAGTCCTCCGGTGCCGTCGTCGCCTCGACGCAGGGGGAGCTCGACGCTCTCGCCGCCAAGCGGTCCGAGCTCGACGCGGCCCGCGATGTCTCGCTCCGAGACGTCGAGTCGGAGCGCACTCACGCCGTGGCGAACCGCGAGACGATCGCCGGCCGCGTCCCCACCGAGCTGCTCGCCCTCTACGAGCGGCAGCGCGAGCGCTACGGCGTCGGCGCGTCGCACCTCCGGGCGCGCGTCTCGAGCGCCAGCGGCGTCGAGCTGACCGGGAACGACCTCGCGACCGTCCGGTCGGCAGCCCCCGACGACGTCCTGCTCTGCCCCGACAGCCAGGCGATCCTGGTGCGCACCGACGAGTCGGGAATCTAG
- a CDS encoding Nif3-like dinuclear metal center hexameric protein → MSTLEAVGLAVEQLWPVSGAASWDAPGLVIGDPAATIGHVHLAVDAVLETADEALDIGADLLLVHHPLLLRGTTTVAESTTKGALIARLIRGGVSLLAAHTNADAVETGTSRVLAHQLGLVDQVPLEPAGPGAATGLGITGRFAEPLTLMALARLLTDILPPTAGGVRVAGDHERVVETVALCAGAGDSLLSNDAVRRADVYITSDLRHHPASDARELMLLGRGPALVDVSHWASEWLWLDTAAAQLRQLLPDVEVTLSDLRTDPWDFAVVR, encoded by the coding sequence GTGTCCACTCTCGAAGCGGTCGGCCTCGCCGTCGAACAGCTCTGGCCCGTCTCGGGCGCCGCGTCGTGGGATGCCCCCGGGCTCGTGATCGGTGATCCTGCGGCCACGATCGGCCATGTGCACCTCGCCGTCGACGCCGTCCTCGAGACCGCCGACGAGGCGCTCGACATCGGTGCCGACCTGCTCCTCGTGCACCACCCGCTGCTCCTCCGCGGCACCACGACCGTGGCCGAGTCGACCACCAAGGGCGCTCTCATCGCGCGCCTGATCCGCGGGGGAGTGAGCCTCCTCGCGGCCCACACCAACGCCGACGCCGTCGAGACCGGCACCTCGCGCGTGCTCGCGCACCAGCTCGGGCTCGTCGACCAGGTGCCGCTCGAGCCGGCCGGGCCCGGCGCCGCCACCGGGCTCGGGATCACGGGTCGCTTCGCCGAGCCCCTGACCCTGATGGCTCTCGCCCGGCTCCTCACCGACATCCTCCCGCCGACCGCTGGTGGAGTCCGCGTCGCCGGCGACCACGAGCGAGTCGTCGAGACGGTCGCCCTCTGCGCCGGCGCCGGAGACTCGCTGCTGTCGAACGACGCCGTCCGACGCGCCGACGTCTACATCACCAGCGATCTCCGCCACCACCCGGCGTCCGACGCCCGCGAGCTCATGCTCCTGGGGCGGGGGCCGGCTCTCGTCGACGTGTCGCACTGGGCGAGCGAGTGGCTCTGGCTCGACACGGCCGCGGCGCAGCTCCGGCAGCTCCTGCCCGACGTCGAGGTCACCCTCTCCGATCTCCGGACCGACCCGTGGGACTTCGCGGTCGTGCGATGA